The sequence TCTTTCCATATATCCTCTGACGAAGTTACAGAGCATAGCTCTGTTGCGTCTATTCCTCACACTAAATTAAAACAaagaaatatatttatattttcgtGATATTTGTCTGGTAACTCCGAAGGTTCCTGTTGACTAAGAAGATCCGCGATGAACTTGTCTATGTTCGGGGAAAAGTAGATTCTATGAAAGCCGATCTGATGCTTCAGATGCAAGTTCTGACCGTGACTACACTTACCTTGTATCATCGGCAAAATAATGTTTCAGGTTGATCTTAGAAATTTCCATCTCCCCAAATTCGAAAACTTCTATAATTAATTGAAATATTGTATACCCACATAACCGAGTTAATGATTTGCAATAACTAGGTGGGAACGAGGAGAATAATTGCCTTGGAGTTGCAGAGCAAGACACCTCCGAGCAGTCCATAAATCAAGAGAGTAAGAGACTAATTCGATTACATACCATTGTCAGTTCGATTCAATTTTATCAATCAAAAGTTTAGAATTTATTTAAGCAGGTGAGATTGAGGAGAGCTGTGAAACAGAGCTCGAGGAATCAGGTTCAGACACTATTCATTCTTGGCGACACGATAATTATTATGGGGTAAATGGGCACGAAAAACACCAAATGCCACTGCGGAGACCTCTCGGGCTGGGTAGATTCCTTAAAAAAAAGATTCCAGCCATATTTGGACTCATAAAACCTTCCACTTATATAAAACTAAAAATGTTGGTGGAGGAGATCAAAGCATTTCCGACTCCAATTGAGTTCAAATACAGCGAATTGAAGAGGGTCACAAATGGTTTTGTAAAAATCATAGGCCAAGGTGGTTTTGGGAGTGTTTTTCACGTAAGTTCGTTCTGAAACAAACTGTCAATTatattctagatacaactatgatCAGTTAATAATTTGTGCATATATCTTCTGCTGTTTCATAGGGAATTCTGCCTGATGGAAGATCAGTGGCAGTAAAGATGTTGAGCGATACAAATAGTGTTCATGGCAAAACAGAGTGGATGAACGAGCTGAGGGCTCTAACAAAGCGACATCATCGAAACATCGTAGAGCTCGTGGGATATTGCTTTGAAGACAATCTGATGTTAGTCTATGATTATAAGCCACGAAACCTGTCAAACATAATTTTTGGTAAGTAGCTAGTGCAGTTCATTTACTTTGTGTATTTTTGTGTAATTGGAGCGATTATCTGTAACATTAAAATAGTTCTAACCATAATATGCAGATGAAATTGATATGATTATTGACTGGTCAATAAGATTCAAGATTATATTGGACATGGTAAGGGGACTCACATATCTTCACGAAGGTGCACATATGTGTATAATACACAGAGACATTAAACACAGTAACATTCTTCTGGACGAAAATTTCAGTGCCAAGATTTGTGATTTTGGCCTTGCTAGAATACTGCAAATGGATTTCGCCCAATATGCCAACAAGACTATTTCCACATATTGCGAGCTGCTTGAAAAGGATGTAACTGAGACTTCTGACCATGTAACAACGGAACTTGGTGGAACACTGTAAAATCGCCTTACCCTTTAACCCTTTATAAGAATGAAAATGATTAATCTATGCATGAGCTGGTAAATTTTAGGGGCCCAGACTAGGGTTTTCATGTTGCGCAGCTGATTAATGCATTTTTCTTTCCTTGTCTGGCCCTACAGGGGTTACCTTGATCCTGAGTATTTTAGAACCCATCGTGCGACTGTGAAATCAGACATTTACAGCTTTGGAGTGACGCTGTTAAATATTGTATCTGGCAAAAGAGTAACGGAATACATAGATGACAATATGCTTACTCAGCACGTAAGAATTATACTAGCATATATAGTCACTAGAATTATATATATAATGACTAAATTTATGGTTTTGTGTGTGAATGCAGGCGTGGAGGTTATGTGAAGAGGATCGGCTTCATCAGCTAATAGACCATCGGCTACTCAATTCTGATGGTTTAGTTAATTCAAGCAGCATAACAAGAACAATTTTAACAGCTCTCTTGTGCATTCATGAGGAATCCAAAAGACGCCCATCAGCATCGCGAGTGTTAGCAATGCTTTTATCGGAAGAAGAGATTCCAATTCCCACACGACCACTTGAATCTATATATAGTCCAGGTGAGAGTTTTCGCACAGATATGGTGAGTGAGGAGAGTTCTGAATATTGAAGAGCCAGACACAGAAAAGGTTACCTACATCCTTCTAAATAATTGGAATACTGTGTTTCATTTCACTTTGAGATTAATTTGTAATTTggaaattttaataaatttattgttCTGTAATCCAGTCTTGTTGAAGTTATGGGAGAAACGTAAGATATACCAACATCTATAAAGTTCAATTAAATTGACAAACAGTTCAATATAATGTATTAGATAATTGAGAGCAATATACTGCTAAAATCAAAATTCCAAAGCTGTAatagattttattttaataaatttattgttCTGTAATCCAGTCTTGTTGAAGTTATGGGAGAAACGTAAGATATACCAACATCTATAAAGTTCAATTAAATTGACAAATAGTTCAATATAATGTATTAGATAATTGTGAGCAATATACTGCTAAAATCAAAATTCCAAAGCTGTAatagattttttttaaagaaatcagAGGAGAAGTTCAAATATGAGCTTTGAGATTGTACTCTCAATCATTTAATTTATAATGAAATAAGACAATATCAATGTGGGGCAGCTGAAGATGGCGTTGAGTGGCTGGTGACCGAGCATGGTCGGCAGATTTGGTCAACAATTGAATTATCACTTCTAACATTTGTTTTTTGCGCCACGGGAGAGTTTTGTTTGATATTTACTAACTGCTATTGCTGTTAATAAATTATTATCTAGTTGTTTAGATTTTATAAATAATacagagatttttggaaaaataaaaatcaaatgaaGCGTTTTATCCTGAAATTTGTGGATGTACATCAATTTATGTTTCAGCTTCTTCAGAAATTTAGCCAGGTCCTCTCACTTTCAGAAGGTCCCATCAATCCCTTCGTATAAAGAAATCTTGTCCAATCTTCTTTGGAACATTTGCAATTGCAGCCTCCGTTCGTAGATAGTTGACTAAAGATGTGGTCAATACCCTACCTGTTTAATTGGGCCCAACACTTATTGTAAAGGGACAAAATGACGGTGATTTAAACTCCTTCCCAATGAATATTTTCCAACCATGGCCACTGATTCTTCTTGACTAGAGAGCGTGGAGGATGAGGATTCCTCTTGCCAATAAGAATGGATTGTACAATTGTCAAACAAATAAGACAGAAACAACTGCTTGGAAAATGTACCCTTGGAAAGGTCAAAGTGGTTATGTAGAAAATATAGTTTTTCAATAACAAATTATATTTAATAACtcattttaaaaaattcaaaataatcacATTAGAAACATTCTGCTACATAACCAAATTATACATTACCTCTTTCCTCCCCGTCGAATCGATTCAAATAATCTTAGCAAAAAATCAAATGCTACAGGTGGCACTACATCCCTTAAATGCTtgagaaactttcaagcaaagGCAGCTAGTATGTGTAAATTTGAAACTGATCTTTGACCGTGCCCTCCTTTCTTAGACGCCAGGGTGAAGCTTTCAAAATAGACATGggaggaaataaaaatagagagcAGTAGAGGTCGACCAAGAATGGAGAAAATGTTTGCCAAATCTCGTTAGCAGTTTGGCATGTCAAATGGAAGGGGATAATAAATAGGAGAAGAAAACATTGAGAGAATGAGAAAAAAAGTGGCGTGTAAAGCGAAGACAGAGGGACGTGAagaaagggaaaggagaaattgcGTAGGGTGAGGAGAAAAATGCAAGCAATCGAGGAGAATTCGAGAGGATTGCAGAGAAACAACGTAAGGAGGAGAGACGACGGAGAAATCATGTGCAAAGGGAAGAGAAAGATGAGGAGAAAAGAAGAGAATGCGAGGGTGAAAAAGGTGAGGAGGCTCCAAAGCCTAAATGATGAATAACTCTCATCAACAAGGGTGTGTAGGTAGAGAATAAAGTGAAGGGAAAAATAAGCCAGAAGGAAGTCACGAATAGAGGTGGAGGTATTTTTGGCAGAAAGAAGAATAGAGGATGGGCATGGAATGGATCTGTACAAAAGGCAATAGATAGGCGCAAATGTCATTCTCTATGACCCTCAGAATCCTTTATGCCTGTGTTAAAGGATGTAGGAATTTCGTTTGACAtgagggaagaagaatgtagaaggCATAGGAAGTGAAGGAAAGTATGCTAGAAGAAATGCGGAAAAAATAATAATGTGAGGAGAAAATTTTGAGTAGAAAAGGAGAAATTGAGAGGAAGGCCTACCTATAAAAACTAAATCTTGAATTGTTAATCCTTCTTTAGGAAGCTATAAGTATCTTTTGGTACTATAATACTATGCTCTCCTCCACCTAGAAGGGAGGAATTTGTTAAGGAATTGGGGCATTGCAATATTGGCAACaagtattttttaatatttaatataattagtTACACTGGTTTGGTTAGCCTGAACTCACCCTACTTTTGTGAAGGGGAGACATTCGATCTAAAATAAGTAATGTACATCTACAATATTTATGATATTTACCTTGTGACATTTTATTATTATCATAGCTTAATTATAAACTAGTAATGGTCTATAAATATTTATGAATGGTTAAGTATTTCAATTATTTGTCAGTGTTTTGTTGATTACCTGATACGAAACTACCATGGATAAATATATCTATCTTCAATAATCCAAAAGATCTTATGAATTCATTGTTAACCATTACTAAATTATATTTTGGTCACTATACACACATCAATAGCCTGGATTGAATTTCTTAATAGACATACATCATTAATAAGTATTGCATGGCTTTATGGTTGTGATGCTAATTATATATAGATCTTTATAATTTCTTTCCTAGCTACTACTAAATTCAAGTTAGAAGTAATTAGATAATGAAAAAGTTAGATTGTATAAGGCATGTTTCTATGGTTAAGAGTCAATTGAAGGAGTCAAAGAGTTAAATTATAGAAGCTTTATTTTAATGATTTTCTCCCAAACTTGTTAATTTGCTCCATTTAAGTCCTTCTTATCCAAATTTCTTTTCAATAATGCTCCCAAGCATACTTTATTTGAGTGATTGAAAAATTCTTCTATTTTCTCATGACTCCTAAGCTTAAGAAATCATGGGCAAAGTGCGTCCTCTTTGTGAAGATGGGTGAATAAAATTTGTGTAAAAAGGGATATATAAATGAGTGTAAGTACTTTTTTCAAATAAATGGATGTTAAACAAATTGACAAGAATTGCATGGTGATAATCACTATCACCACAACTTTAATTGTTTCATCCACTATAATAACTGCTAACTTTCAATCTTTTTCTAGTGTCAATATAAAGTTTAGGAAAATGGTATGCAATATGAACTCTCTTATTACTAACCATTGATGTCATAGTTAATAAAAATGACAAGCACAAAAATTATCTACACCATAAATTAGAAATCTATAAGACTATGTAGTCACACATAGGATaaatgaaattcaaaagttgagaATGTTATAATTTATAAATGTATGAAGTATACATCTTCCTATGGTTACCTAATGAATATAGTGATATAGAAAGGGAAATGAGAGTGCACTTGGAGACTGGGTAGGAAGATGCatctttggatgaacaagaaaatagatttGAGaataaggaggaagaagaagaagagggtgtAGATGAATATGTTGAACAAATTGAAGAGGTTAGCGAAGATAGCCTATAAAATATTGAGGAATCTAAAAATAAGAAGAACTGCACAGAAATATTCCCCAAAGTTTCAAAATATCATGAAATCTAGTTGAAAAGTATAGCCCTCCAATTTTTAGTTCTATAGTTTATTTATTACGTACTAATGATGAACCTAGATCCTACAAAGAATCTAGTATTATAGATGATAGTGATTCTTAGATACAAGTCATGCAagaggatgtgtgtgtgtgtgtgtgtgtgtctgtgcatatgtatatgtatatgtatatgtacatgtatatgtatatgtacatgtatatgtatatgtgtgtgtgtgtgtatgcatatgtatatgtatacgtatacacacacacacacacacactcttgtAATACTTTGAACCTTTCATATTTTCCCAAAGAAATACCTTTTACTGTAAATATATCTTTAAGAATCTAAGTTTGGAGCAGATGGCTCATTAGAAAAGTACAATGATATCTACTAGTAGCCAAAGgttaatttcaaagaaaggaagcTAAATTTGGTGAAATATTCTCTCTTGTTGCTAAACTAtcctaaattaaatttttttaccaTAGTTGTTGCTAGTTATTGAGAAATTTGAGAAATTGGATGTTAAAACTAAATTTTTGGACAAAGACTTGGAAGAGAAAATTATATGCAATAGGTTAAATTTTTTGAGGTAAAAGGAAAAGAACACTTGGTTTGTAATTTAAGACAATCTCTTTATAGTTTAAAGAAGTCATCTAGGAGGTAGTATCaaaaatttgattcatttttgttggtgtaattatttattcatcttggatataattacactttacttaaatttacttaggtacatgcataacattgtatttttcatataagACACTTAGGGATATTTGCATACATTGGAAgggtgtatgtaggagaaattccaccttttatggtgtgatattgttattactttatcatatccacttattgtggagtgataattccacctcttgtggaattttttactatttctcctacctactcttatttgtcctacctacccttgcatctcattgagccacatgtcatcattgtgatctctcttgtctcttagccttgcctttataagcagacttatctacattgtatgtaattttgatgatcccattgatcaatattttgcatcattgataggaataaaatttattcttgtcacatattttTCTCTCTCTTATTTGTGATATCAATTGGACTCTAGACCTTGGCAAattatcacatggtatcaaagccattagagtgccattggtatgccaattgagagaaatttggtaCCATTTGGGGTTTTTATTTTGGAGGTTTTTAttacaggttattattggagcttgttgggttaaTTTTGAGGTCACCATTAGATTAAGGAGGTTTGAGAAATTCATAATCGCCTTTTTTTATGTTCAAATCCAACATTCGAagccaaatctagagccattttATGGTGGAAGGTGGTGACTTGTTCTGAGAGTgatttgcaattttggagcatttttggccaactCCATCATCGCCATCACACTCAGAAGACCCAAAAAATCACAAGATTGCCTATTCATTCATCCATAGAGAAGGCCATCATCTTGACTGAAAAATTCCCCCCTCCCCAGCCATACGGATGTTGTAGGtacaatttgattaaaaaaattaaaaaataattttttggaattttaaattttattaaattcattttttataaaaaaaaatgagataggaGGTGGGGActtattttatttaaaagtttcTTTTTGCGTTTAAAAAAAAGAATTTGGGCCATTTATTGGGGGCCCACAGGCCTTGAGGCTTGCAGGTACCACAAGGTACACTTGCGACACCCCGCAAGCCCTGCCACCATAGGGTAAACCTACAACCCCCCACAAGATCTATCATGCAAGCTACCTACGAGTGATACAGGATGCCCTGCGAACCACGCAGGGTACCTACGGGTGACGCAGGATGTCCTGTAGACCTCGCaaggtttaatatttttttaaaactttttttttagttaaataaattttttaataatgttttctaaatgatttttaataatatacttttttaaatatttaaaaaaaaaaaatctttattatttataataaagtttttttaaaatttaaaatttttaaaataaaagtgttgttttttttctttatttcttaataaAGTTTTTATGTCAaataatcaaaaaatatatattttttctttattatttttttgataaagtTTTTTGCATAGGTTTTTAGTAATTGTTTTTAATGGgttttttaatcttttaaaaacaaaattttcatGTAATAAGAAAAATTGGGAATAAAATTTGTCTACCATACTTGCTTGCAACACTTCCAACCAGGAGTCAAGGGGTGGGGGGTGTCAGTTgatcctttatatctcttggcgaCATTCCCAattggaggcatcttcatctgtagtattctacaaggcttctttagtggcatcatcttcatgtttccaaatTTTTACTATACCacgttgtatgctcttgcatgagctatgttgtactcgcactaaaataaagtgtcacacctctttgtcctttttcattgatgacatatttgatgtaatccttttgtacatgtagattaggaaATTCATGCGAGACCTTTATTCTCTTGTTGAGAAAGTATCTGGATCGAGTACATCTTCCATTGGTGATCATCCATCTGTCTCCTTGTGAAACTTGGTGCATGTCTCCCATTGAGACTTCGATTGTatacatttgtgcatggctcccatgagactttgattgtaAGAGTTTCTTCTATTTGAGTATCTAGGTGATGCTCAAAGCAAGTTGTCTCCATGcccgatcttcattttgttgcagtgagtgattcatcatcattgacattggtaactagttttgtcacactttgacattattggtgcaccattgtctctctttcttccttatggggaggtattttggtcaacatattggaccatctttgcagtaGATTCTACATTGAGAGAGGCTTCATGGTCTCTCTTATTCTTTTATGGGGGGGGGGGATTTTTCCTCATATAAGGTTTGTTTCTTCTCATACATCATTGAGAGCATCATGTGCTTTCatttctcttttgggggggagatTTTTCCCATtagttttttctctttttctcgatttgtgagagattgcatttgtatatggctacctaacatggcctcgtagtcgggacccatcttgcattgttagcttaagtGGATTCCGCTGAGTTGCACTTGAGGGGGGGTTGTTGGTGTGATTATTTATTCATCtttgatattattacactttacttaagtttacttaggtgtaggcataacattgtagtttgcatatgagacacttagagagatgtgcatacattaggagtgtgtatgtaggataaattccaccttttatggtgtgatattgttattactttatcatatcacCTTatcatggagtgataattccaccttcggtgggtgatccacctcttgtggaatattttactatttctcctacctacccttgcatcttattgagccatatgtcatcaTTGTGTGTTATCTTCTCTCTTAGCATTGCTTTTATAAGTAGGCTCTTCTACATTGTACATAactttgatgatccagttgattagtattttgcaTCATTTATAAAAATAccatttattcttgtcacatattttgttctcttatttgtgctatcaattggactctagatctttGCAAATTCTcacaattttaattatattttgtaagaaCTAAAGAAGATCTCACTATTTTTACATTAGATGCATGGATTATTATATCCTAATTATTGCTTTGTACGTTGATACCTTTTTTTTTTAAGAAACAATAGGGGTGTGACTAGTGAGCTAAAAGCTCAACTTTTAGGTACATTTAAGATAAAATATCTATAAGTAGTAAGGTACACATTTAAaatcaaaattagaaaaatagggttAATAGAAAACTTTAGCTATCTCAGATTAAGTATGTTAAGGCAAATTTGAATAGAAATTTAATAGTATATAGGATTATAAATTTGTTAGAATTTCTTTATCAATCAACTCTAAGATTTCATTATATATGTGTCCTGAGATTCAATATGATTTTGATAATATGTTTAATGTAACTTATACTAGTTAtgtaggaagtttaatgtatgcaatggtttgtactagGCTAGATATTGCCCAAGTAGTGGAAGTTTTGAGTAGATTCCTAGTAGAAAATATTAAAACTATGTAAAACTGGTGTTAATATATTTGTATGGTACTTCTTATTATTTTTTGACTTATATTAATACTAATA is a genomic window of Cryptomeria japonica chromosome 7, Sugi_1.0, whole genome shotgun sequence containing:
- the LOC131857175 gene encoding cysteine-rich receptor-like protein kinase 45, producing MHFSFLVWPYRGYLDPEYFRTHRATVKSDIYSFGVTLLNIVSGKRVTEYIDDNMLTQHAWRLCEEDRLHQLIDHRLLNSDGLVNSSSITRTILTALLCIHEESKRRPSASRVLAMLLSEEEIPIPTRPLESIYSPGESFRTDMVSEESSEY
- the LOC131856580 gene encoding proline-rich receptor-like protein kinase PERK9 is translated as MLVEEIKAFPTPIEFKYSELKRVTNGFVKIIGQGGFGSVFHGILPDGRSVAVKMLSDTNSVHGKTEWMNELRALTKRHHRNIVELVGYCFEDNLMLVYDYKPRNLSNIIFDEIDMIIDWSIRFKIILDMVRGLTYLHEGAHMCIIHRDIKHSNILLDENFSAKICDFGLARILQMDFAQYANKTISTYCELLEKDVTETSDHVTTELGGTL